The Xanthomonas sp. DAR 80977 nucleotide sequence GAACCAGAAGTTCGTGCTGATGCCGATGGAGTCCAGCGGCATCATCGGCTCGATCGCCGGCATCGCCGAACTGGCGCGCGAGGCGCTGGGCAAGCAGCAGGCCGCGCCGCCGGCGGTGCCGCGCGGCATGCCGCCGCGCAGCGGGCTCTGAGCCATGCGCGCCGAGGTGGTGGCGTGGGGCGCGCTGACCTTGCTGCTGTTCGCGGCCGAGGCGCTGGCGCCGGGCGCATTCATGCTGTGGATGGGCTTCGCCGCCGCGGTGGTGTTCGTCGCCGTGCTGCTGATCCCTGACATCGGCCTGCTGTGGCAGATCGGCGCCTTCGTGGTGCTCAGCTTCGTCTCGATCCAGGTGTACCGCACCTGGTTCCGCGGCCGCGACCGGGTCAGCGACCGGCCGTTGCTCAACCGCCGCGCCGAGCAGCTGATCGGCCGGGTGGTGACCCTGGACCAGCCGATCCAGGCCGGCCGCGGCCGCGCCAAGGTCGACGACGCGTTCTGGGTGGTCGGCGGCCCCGACCTGCCGGCCGGCAGCGCGGTGCGCATCGTCGGGGTGGACGGGATGACGTTGCTGGTGCAGGCGGAGTGAGGCTTTAGGCCGGGATTGGGGATGCGGGATTGGGGATTGGGATTTCGCAAGCGCTGGGGATGGCGGCCCTCCTACAGAAAAACGGCTGGGCCGGGAGTGCAAAAAAGCCGCTTCTTTTCTCTAAGAAGATCGACACTTTCTTCGTCAAGTCGCTTGACAGCGATGTGCCTCGAGGCAGCATCCCGAATCCCGAATCCCGAATCCCGAATCCCGAATCCCGAATCCCGAATCCCGAGTCCCGAGTCCCGAGTCCCGAGTCCCGAAAGTCCCATTCCTTCTCCCCCGCACGGCCGGCGATAATGGGCGACTTTACCCACGGACCCGTGCCATGACCCAAAAGACCATCCTCAACGACAGCCATCGCGCCCTCGGCGCCAAGATGGTCGACTTCGGCGGCTGGGACATGCCGATCCACTACGGCTCGCAGATCGACGAGCACCACCAGGTGCGCCGCGACGCGGGCATGTTCGACGTCAGCCACATGACCGTGGTCGACCTGCACGGCGCGCAGGTGCGCGCGTTCCTGCGCCGCCTGCTGGCCAACTCGGTGGACAAGCTGAAGCTGCCGGGCAAGGCGCTGTACACCTGCATGCTCAACCCGCAGGGCGGGGTGATCGACGACCTGATCGTCTATTACATGTCCGACACGTTCTTCCGCCTGGTGGTCAACGCCGCCACGCGCAGCAAGGACCTGGCCTGGATCGGCGAGCAGGCGCAGGCGTTCGCGGTGGAGGTGCGCGAGCGCGAGGACTTCGCGATGATCGCGGTGCAGGGTCCCAACGCGCGCGCCAAGGCGATCGGCCTGCTGCGCGAGGACGATCGCGCCGCGGTGCAGAAGCTGGGCCGCTTCGCCGCGTTCGAGGCGACCTCGGCCGACGGCGTGCCGCTGTTCGTCGCGCGTACCGGCTACACCGGCGAGGACGGCTTCGAGATCGTGCTGCCGCAGGAGCAGGCGGTGGCGTTCTGGAATGCGCTGCTGCAGGCGGGGGTCAAGCCGGCCGGGCTGGGCGCGCGCGATACGCTGCGCCTGGAGGCCGGCATGAACCTGTACGGGCAGGACATGGACGACAGCGTGTCGCCGTACGAGGCCGCGCTGGCCTGGACCGTGGCGCTGGACGAGGGCCGCGTGTTCGTCGGCCGCGACGTGCTGGAGACGCAGAAGGCCAACGGCGCGCCGCGGCAGATGATCGGCCTGGTGATGGACGAGAAGGGCGTGCTGCGCCACGGCCAGAAGGTGCTGACCGCGCAGGGCGAGGGCGAGATCCTGTCCGGCACGTTCTCGCCGACGCTGGGCAAGGCGATCGCGTTCGCGCGCGTGCCGGCCGGCGAGCCGGGCGCGGTGCGGGTGGACATCCGCGGCAAGGACGTGCCGGTGCGGGTGGTCAAGTTCCCGTTCGTGCGCGAAGGCCAGGTCCAGCCCGGCGTGCTCGACTGAGCCGCCGATCGCCGCGATGCGCCGGCGCTTCTTCCCGGAGCATCCGGTTCGCTACACTAGCCGTCCATCCCCGACATCGTCCTCTTCCGGAGCAGCAGCATGAGCGAGATCCCTGGCGACCTCAAATTCCTCAAGTCCCATGAATGGGCGCGCGTCGAAGGCAACGGACGCGTCACCGTCGGCATCTCCGATCACGCCCAGGGCCTGCTCGGCGACCTGGTCTACGTCGAGCTGCCCAACGTCGGCGACGACGTCGTCGCCGGCAACGGCGTGGCCGTGGTCGAGTCGGTCAAGGCCGCATCGGACGTGTACAGCCCGCTCAGCGGCAAGGTGGTCGAGGTCAACGCCGCGCTCAGCGACAAGCCGGAGACGATCAACGAGGACGCGTACGGCGAAGGCTGGATCTTCGTGCTGGAGATCGCCGAGCCGGAACAGTTGAACGACCTGCTGACGCCGGACGACTACGCCGAGCTGCTCGAGGAAGACGGCCACTGAGCCGAGCCGCCGCGTTGCGACAGCCGAACCGGCCGCCTTGTGCGGCCGGTTTTCGTTTGGGGCCGGGTCGCCGCGGTGCGAGGCGGCGCACGACGGAACGCGGCGCGCTCCGGCGAGGCGATGGAACGGCGGCATGGGTGGCATGGGCGGCGGCGGATAGCGACGGTGGGGCATGCCGCGGACGGCGGACAGTGCTCGCGGCATGCGCGTCTGCATGCGCATCGCGGCGCAGGCTTCGATGCGCATGCGCCGCGCGCCCCGGTGCAGGGCGGCGGCGCATGGCCATGCGGATGCGGCGCGAACGCCGCGTCGGATTTTTGGCGGCGATGGTGATGCGCATCGCAATCGAGCGGCATGCGCGCAAGCGCCTGCCGAGTGGCAGCAGCGCTTGGCGCGGGCCGGGCGTCGCCGCGAGCGTGGCGCCATGCCCGCTCCGGTGCGGACGCGTTCGCTGCACGCTGCGCGCATGCAGCGTGCAGCCGCCACGACCGATGCGAACGTGTGTCGGCAGCGGCCGTGGCGATGCAACGCGATGCGACGCGCCCGTCGCATGCGCGTGACGCGATGGTGAGGAGCGCGAGGCGGACGGACGTCGCGGCGGCGACATCGCCGCCTCCGCGATGCAGTGCGAGCGCGCGCATGCGTGCGCCGCCAAGCGCCGAACGGCGCGAAAAAGTTTGCGCAGTTTTGCGCATTTGCTCTTGTGCGATGCCGGAACGGCGCATGCCGCGAAAAGTTTTTTTCAGCTTGCGGACAGGCTCGCGCGCGCGCGCTGCGCAGCCGCCGGCGTCGCCCTCGGCAGCGCGCGGAATCGCCGGTCGCGTTGGCCTATTGCAAAAAAGCACGGGAATTACCGCTGTTTTTGTTTGCGTCGAAGATTCGCCGCGGGTTCCGCGGGCGCTGCCGCCGAGCTCCGAGCGGTGCCGATCGCGGCGCTCGCCGGCGCCGCGGCACGCGATGCCTGAAAAAAAATTGCGAAGAACTGTTGACAGTAAAAAAAACCGTGATTAGGTTTCGCCCAGCAGACGTTGCTGCGAAAGCGAGTGAATCGGATCGACATTGAAACGCGAAGCACAACTTGGACATCCACCAGGAACCTGATGATGGTGGATCAGGTGTCGCTTCCCTCCGAGAAACGCAACGTCTCCCCTGGCACGGCACCCGTATCGAGCTTCGATACGGGTGTTTCTGTATCCGACCCGGCCCGCAGCGCGCGCCGGCGGATCCTGCAGGCGGACCATCGCCGCGGGTTTGCTTTAACTGGGCGTTTTCAATCCATAGTTCACTGACGAGGAGCCATCCCATGGCCACGAAAAAAGCTGCGAAAAAGAAGCCGGCCGCTAAGAAAGCGGTCAAGAAGACTGCCGCCAAGAAGCCGGCAGCGAAGAAGGTCTCGGTAAAGAAGGCGGTCAAGAAGGTCGCCAAGAAAGTCGCCAAGAAGGTCGCCAAGGTGAAGAAGGCCATCAAGAAGGCCACCGCCAAGAAGACCACCGCGAAGAAGGCGGTAAAGAAGACTGCGAAGAAGGCAGCCGCCAAGAAGACCGTCAAGAAGGCCGCCCCGAAGAAGGCGGTAAAGAAGACCGCGAAGAAGGCCACGGCGAAGAAGGCCGTGAAGAAGTCGGCTGCCAAGAAGCCGGCCGCGAAGAAGGCCGTCGCCAAGAAGGCCGTCGCGAAGAAGAAGCCGGCCGCTCGCAAGAAGAAGGCCGCTCCGGTCGCGCTGCCGGCAACGCCCGCGCCGCTGATCTGATCTGATCCATCCCGATAGCCGTACCTAAGCTCTCTCCCCGGTGCCCAGCGGGGAGGGAGCTTTTTTATGGGCGGTCTGTCGCCCTCGCCGCGCCAACCCGTTCGTCATGGCGCCGATGTGCCGATGCGCCGCCTTTACGCTGGCTGGCATCCCGGTAGCGCTGCCGCCGCCATCGCCTTCTACCGCCGCCTCGCGCGTGCCGGATCCGTCCGAATCTCCAACCCGCAATGCCAGCTGCTGCCGCTGCGCGTTCGCCAAGCGCCCGCCTCGCTGGCGCAGACGACGTGGTCGCCGACTCCGCTCGGTTTGCGGATCGTCCTTCTCCCACCGCGACCATGGCCCCCTTTTCGGGGCGGGGTGGCGTACAGCACCGGACGAGGGTGCGCGCGCAGCGACGCGTCATGTGCAGAGGCGACGTGCATCGCCATGCGCACTTAATTGCCGTGAGGCTTCGCCCGGACTCTCACCCCAACCTCTTGCCGCGAGGCTTCGCCCGGACCCTCACCCCAACCTCTTGCTGCGAGGTTTCGCTCGGACCTTCACCGCAACCTCTTGCCGCGGGGCTTCGCCTGGACCCTCACCGCAACCTCTTGCCGCGAGGCTTCGCCCGGACCCTCACCCCAATCCCTATCCCGACGGGAGAGGGGCTTCGTTCGCTCGATGGGACGTCTGCGCGAATATTCGGCTGATCCGGCGGACGCTGGCGGTGCTGGACGACGGCCGATTCGGCCAGGGCGTTTCGGCCAGCGGCTTCAAGCAGCGCTTCCGCGCGGGCGGTGTCGATGCCGCTAGCGCGCGCTGCTCCCCGGTAGGAGCGGCTTCAGCCGCGACCGTATGCCCCCGGGGTTTCGTCAACGTCGGATCGAGCGCAGTCGCCGGCTTGCATGGCGCTGCCAGCGCTTGTCGCGATGGAGCCGCCTGCAGGGCAGGTCTCGCGAAGGCAGCGCGCAGACAACAGAAAGGCGGCTTGCGCCGCCTTCCGTCGAATCGCCAGGGGACCACCCCGCCTCAGTGCGGCGAGGCGACCGACTTGGACGCGGAGGCGCCCTTCTTGTCCTTCGGGTCCGGACGCTCGGCCATCATGTTGTCGCCGCCGAAGTCGGTGTCCACGTCCAGCCAGCGCTGCGCCGGCAGGCCGATCGCGCGGTCCAGGATGGTCGGCAGCAGGCCGGAGGGCAGGCCGCTCTCGCCGTTCCACAGGATCGCCACGCCCAGGTCGCGTTCCGGCACCAGCGCGACCAGGCCGCGATAGCCCTGCACCGCGCCGGCATGGAACACCACCTGGTGGCCCGAATAATCGAAGATGCGCCAGCCCAGCGCGTAGCTGGCCGAGTTGACCCGCTCGCGGCGCCAGCCCGAGCGCATTTCGCCGGGGGTGAGGATCAGCGGCGCATGCAGGGTCGCCAGCAGCGGCGCCGGCAGCACGTCCGGACGGTGCCCGGTCTGCGCGATCAGCCATTGCGCCATGTCGCTGATGCTGGCGTTGACGCCGGCCGCCGGGGCCAGCCGGTAGTAGGTGGGCTTGGGCATCAGCGACACCCAGCCGTTGCGGCTGCGCACGTGCGGACGCGCCCAGCGCGGGCTGGCCTGGATGCCGGCCAGGCCCATGCTGGCGTCGTTCATGCCCAGCGGCTTGAAGATGCGGCGTTCCACCGACTGCTCGTAGAAGCTGCCGGAGGCGGCGAACACCACGTCGCCGATCAGGCTGAAGGCGACGTTCTGGTAGGCGTAGCACTCGCCCGGCGCGCACTTGAGCGGGGCGTAGGCGAGCTTGTGGCTGAGCGTGTAGTAGTCGGCGTTGGACTCCACGTCGCGGTCGTAGGCGTTGTAGGTCAGGCCCACGCGATGGCTGAGCAGGTCGGCCACGTTCAACTGGCGGGTGGCGACCGGGTCGCTGAGCTGGAAGCCGGGTACGTAGTCGGTGACCTTGCTGTCCCAGCGCAGGGTGCCGTCGTTGACCAGCAGGCCGGCCATGGTGCCGGCGAAGGCCTTGGACAGCGAGGCCAGGCGGAACACGGTGTGCGCATCGACCGGCTCGGGGCGGTTGACGTCGGTGACGCCGTAGCCGCGCGCGCTGATCACCTGGCCGTTGTGGACGATCGCCACCGCCAGGCCGGGCACGCGCTCGCCGTAGGTGAGCTGCTCGGCCATCGCTTCCAGGCTGGCGACGTCGAAGTCCCTGGCCAGCGGCAGCACCTTGCTGTCCGGCAGCGAGGCGCGATACGGCAGCGGTTGGGTCGGCGAGGTGTAGCGCGTCGCCTCGGTGTAGATCGGCGGCGGCAACGGCTGCGAAGGCGCCGGCGTCTGCGCGGTGGAGGACATCGCAAAGGGCAGCAATGCCCCGAGCAACCCGGTTGCCACCGGTCGAAGGAGCCGGTGCCTGCTGTTCTGTTTCATCGCGCGTGTGGCCTGTGAGGTGCTGCCGAGACCGATTCTAGCGCCGCTTTTCGCGATTGCACAAACCGGGAGAAGATGAATGGGCATCGTCTTGATCCTGCTGGTGATTTTGCCGGGCCGGCAAGGCCGGCGATGCGCTGTCCGCATGCCGGTGCCGCAAGCGCGCGGCGGTCGTGCAGATGCATGCAACCGGTGTGCCGAAGCCTGCGCGGGCGGCCTTCGGCCACGCCGCCGCCGGCCGATGCGGTGACGGCGCTGCGCCGCTGCGGGATCATGGCGCATGCCCGATCCCGATCTCGCCCCGATCCCCGCCCGCGCGGCGCCTGCCGCCGCGACCTGGCTGGGGCTGGCCTTCGTGCTGGTCTGGTGTACCGGCTATATCGCCGGCAAGCAGGTGGTGGCGCATGCCGCGCCGTTCACCGCGCTGCTGTGGCGCTTCGGCCTGACCGCGCTGTGCTTCGCGCTGGCCGCCGGTCCCTCGCGCCTGAAGGCGCTGCCGCGGCAGGAACTGGCGCGCAGCGCCGTGGCCGGGGTGCTGATGCTGGCCTTGCAGTTCGGCGGGGTGTACGCCGCATTCGCGCTGGGCACCGGCTCCGGCGTGGCCGCGCTGGTGATCGGGGCGATGCCGTTGCTGGTGGCCTGGGCCAGCCCGTGGTGGGGCGGCGAACGCCTGCGCGCGGCGCAATGGCTGGGCATGGCACTGGGCTTCGCCGGCGTCGCCACGGTCGCGGCCGACCGCATCGACGGCGCCACGCCCTGGGGCGGCTGGCTGGCGTTGCTGGTGGGCCTGTTCGGCATCGCCGCCGGCACCCTGTACCAGAAGCGGCATGCCGCGCAGCTCGACCTGCGCGTGGGGCTGGCGGTGCAGAACGCGGCGGCGACGCTGGTGCTGCTGCCGCTGGCGGCGTGGGAAGGCTTCCGTTTCCAGCCCGGCGTCGGCTTCGCCGCGGCGATGGCGTGGCTGGTCGTGGTCAACTCGATCGGCGGCTTCGCGCTGCTGTTCCTGCTGTTGCGGCGCGGCGCCGCCACCCGGGTGGCGAGCCTGTTCTTCCTGATGCCGCCGGTGACCGCGGTGTTCGGCCACGTGCTGCTCGGCGAGCACCTGACCGCGCTGAAGCTGTGCGGTTTCGCGCTGGCGGCGCTGGGCGTGTGGCTGGCCGGGCGCGCGCGCTGACGCGCGGCCGGCGCGTGCCGCTGCGCCGGCCGCGGCTCAGCCGTCGCGCAGCACGCGATGGCCGCGGATCAGGTCGGCGGCGCGTTCGGCGATCATCATCGTCGGGCCGTTGGTGTTGCCGCTGACCAGGCGCGGCATCACCGACGCATCGACCACGCGCAGGCCCTGCAGCCCGCGCAGGCGCAGCTGCGGATCGACCACTGCCTGCGCATCGCTGCCCATCCGGCAGGTGCCGATCGGGTGGTAGATGGTCTCGGCCTTGGCGCGGATGTAGGCGGCCAGGCCGGCGTCGTCCAGGTCCTCGCGCGCCGGCAGCAGCGGCGCGGCGCGCCAGGGGTCGAACGCCGGCTGCTGCAGGATGCGCCGCGCCAGGCGCGCGCATTCCACCAGCATGCGCAGATCGAAGCCGTCGGGATCGCTGAGATAGTTCGCCTGGATCCGCGCCGGCGTGCGCGGGTCGGCATCGTTGAGCGCCAGGCGGCCGCGGCTGCGCGGCTGCAGGTGGCAGGCATGCAGGGTGAAGCCGTCGCCGGGCAGCCGGTTGCGGCCGTGGTCGTCGAGCATCGCCGGCACGAAATGCAGCTGGATGTCGGCGCGCGCGTCCGGCGCCAGCGGCGAGCGGATGAAGCCGCCGGCCTCGGCGATGTTGCTGCTGCCGGCGCCGCGGTGGCCGCGCAGGAAATAGTCGAAGGCGATCTTCAGCTGGTTGCGGCGGTCGTAGCTGACGCCGGGGCGGGTGCGGTACAGCGTGCACACGTCCAGGTGGTCCTGCAGGTTGGCGCCGATCTGCGGCTGGTCCAGGCGCACCGCGATGCCGTGGCGCTGCAGTTCGTCGGCCGGACCGATGCCCGAGAGCATCAGCAGCTGCGGCGAGTTCACCGCGCCGGCGCTGAGCAGCACCTCGCGCGCGGCCCGCGCCTGCACTTCGGCGCCGCGCTGCGCGTAGGCCACGCCGACCACGCGCTCGCCTTCGAGCAGCAGGCGCAGCACCAGCGCATCGGTGACCACCTGCAGGTTGGCGCGCGCCAGCGCCGGCGCCAGGTAGGCGACCGCCGCCGAGCAGCGCGCGCCGTCCTTCTGGGTGACCTGGTACAGGCCCACGCCCTGCTGCTGCGGGCCGTTGAAATCGCGGTTGTGGGCGAAGCCGGCCTGCTGTCCGGCGGCGATGAACACGTCGGACAGCGGGTTGTGATAGCGCAGGTCGGACACGTGCAGCGGCCCGTCGCCGCCGTGCAGCGCATCGCCGCCGCGGCTGTTGCGTTCGCTGCGCCGGAAATACGGCAGCACGCCGCGCCAGTCCCAGCCCTCGGCGCCGTCGGTCGCCCAGTCGTCGTAGTCGGCGGGCACGCCGCGCACGTAGCACATCGCGTTGATCGAACTGGAGCCGCCCAGCACCTTGCCGCGCGGCCACCACAGGCGCCGATCGTTCAAGGCCGGCTCCGGCGCGGTCAGGTAATTCCAGTTGATGCGGCGGTTGCCGGTCAGCCGCGCCAGGCCCGCCGGCATGTGGATGAAGGGATTGCGGTCGCGCGGCCCGGCCTCGATCAGCAGCACCTTGCAATCGCGATCCTCGCTGAGCCGGTTGGCCAGCACGCAGCCCGCCGAGCCTGCGCCGATGATGATGTAGTCGTACACCCGCCGTTCCCCCCGTTCGTGGCGCCGACGCTAGTCGCCGTGGATAGAGCATATGCTCGGCGCGCGCCGCCGCATGCGTGCGCCGCGGCAGGCCTGGGTCCGCGTGCGGGGGCGGCGCTGGCGATGTTGCAGTGCATCGGCTACCGTGCGCGCAACCACACGGCGAATGGCAGGCCGATGCAAGCGGAAAACAAGCGCGTCCAGACCGGCGAGCTGCGCGCGGTGCTGCTGTCCTTCGTCTACTTCTTCTGCGTGCTGTCGGCGTACTACGTGATCCGGCCGGTGCGCGAGCAGCTGTCGGCGGCGGTCGGCTCGACCCAGCTGCCCTGGTTCTTCATGGCCACCTTCGTCGCCACCTTGCTGCTGACCCCGCTGTTCGCGTGGATGGCGGCGCGCTGGCCGCGGCGGATCGTGGTGCCGGCGGTGTACGTGTTCTTCGCGCTGTGCCTGCTCGGCTTCGTGCCGCTGTTCAGCGGCCAGGGCGGGCTCAGCCCGCGCGCGCTGGGCATCGTGTTCTTCGTCTGGGTCAGCGTGTTCAACCTGTTCGTGGTGTCGGTGTTCTGGAGCTTCATGGCCGACATCTGGAGCAACGAACAGGCGCGTCGGCTGTTCCCGCTGATCGGCCTGGGCGGCACCGCCGGCGCGGTGGCCGGGCCGCTGCTGACCCGCGGGTTGGTCGGGGTGATCGGCGTGGCGCCGCTGCTGGTGGTGTCGGCGGCGCTGCTCGGCGTGGCGCTGGCGTGCGTGATCCTGCTCGGGCGCTGGGCGCGGGTGCATGGCGCACGCCGCCACGATGCCGGCCACGAGGCCGCGGTCGGCGGCGGCATGTTCGACGGCCTCAAGCAGATCC carries:
- a CDS encoding NfeD family protein; this encodes MRAEVVAWGALTLLLFAAEALAPGAFMLWMGFAAAVVFVAVLLIPDIGLLWQIGAFVVLSFVSIQVYRTWFRGRDRVSDRPLLNRRAEQLIGRVVTLDQPIQAGRGRAKVDDAFWVVGGPDLPAGSAVRIVGVDGMTLLVQAE
- the gcvT gene encoding glycine cleavage system aminomethyltransferase GcvT, with the translated sequence MTQKTILNDSHRALGAKMVDFGGWDMPIHYGSQIDEHHQVRRDAGMFDVSHMTVVDLHGAQVRAFLRRLLANSVDKLKLPGKALYTCMLNPQGGVIDDLIVYYMSDTFFRLVVNAATRSKDLAWIGEQAQAFAVEVREREDFAMIAVQGPNARAKAIGLLREDDRAAVQKLGRFAAFEATSADGVPLFVARTGYTGEDGFEIVLPQEQAVAFWNALLQAGVKPAGLGARDTLRLEAGMNLYGQDMDDSVSPYEAALAWTVALDEGRVFVGRDVLETQKANGAPRQMIGLVMDEKGVLRHGQKVLTAQGEGEILSGTFSPTLGKAIAFARVPAGEPGAVRVDIRGKDVPVRVVKFPFVREGQVQPGVLD
- the gcvH gene encoding glycine cleavage system protein GcvH produces the protein MSEIPGDLKFLKSHEWARVEGNGRVTVGISDHAQGLLGDLVYVELPNVGDDVVAGNGVAVVESVKAASDVYSPLSGKVVEVNAALSDKPETINEDAYGEGWIFVLEIAEPEQLNDLLTPDDYAELLEEDGH
- a CDS encoding histone H1-like repetitive region-containing protein; translation: MATKKAAKKKPAAKKAVKKTAAKKPAAKKVSVKKAVKKVAKKVAKKVAKVKKAIKKATAKKTTAKKAVKKTAKKAAAKKTVKKAAPKKAVKKTAKKATAKKAVKKSAAKKPAAKKAVAKKAVAKKKPAARKKKAAPVALPATPAPLI
- a CDS encoding serine hydrolase domain-containing protein — encoded protein: MATGLLGALLPFAMSSTAQTPAPSQPLPPPIYTEATRYTSPTQPLPYRASLPDSKVLPLARDFDVASLEAMAEQLTYGERVPGLAVAIVHNGQVISARGYGVTDVNRPEPVDAHTVFRLASLSKAFAGTMAGLLVNDGTLRWDSKVTDYVPGFQLSDPVATRQLNVADLLSHRVGLTYNAYDRDVESNADYYTLSHKLAYAPLKCAPGECYAYQNVAFSLIGDVVFAASGSFYEQSVERRIFKPLGMNDASMGLAGIQASPRWARPHVRSRNGWVSLMPKPTYYRLAPAAGVNASISDMAQWLIAQTGHRPDVLPAPLLATLHAPLILTPGEMRSGWRRERVNSASYALGWRIFDYSGHQVVFHAGAVQGYRGLVALVPERDLGVAILWNGESGLPSGLLPTILDRAIGLPAQRWLDVDTDFGGDNMMAERPDPKDKKGASASKSVASPH
- a CDS encoding DMT family transporter, with the translated sequence MPDPDLAPIPARAAPAAATWLGLAFVLVWCTGYIAGKQVVAHAAPFTALLWRFGLTALCFALAAGPSRLKALPRQELARSAVAGVLMLALQFGGVYAAFALGTGSGVAALVIGAMPLLVAWASPWWGGERLRAAQWLGMALGFAGVATVAADRIDGATPWGGWLALLVGLFGIAAGTLYQKRHAAQLDLRVGLAVQNAAATLVLLPLAAWEGFRFQPGVGFAAAMAWLVVVNSIGGFALLFLLLRRGAATRVASLFFLMPPVTAVFGHVLLGEHLTALKLCGFALAALGVWLAGRAR
- a CDS encoding GMC family oxidoreductase; this encodes MYDYIIIGAGSAGCVLANRLSEDRDCKVLLIEAGPRDRNPFIHMPAGLARLTGNRRINWNYLTAPEPALNDRRLWWPRGKVLGGSSSINAMCYVRGVPADYDDWATDGAEGWDWRGVLPYFRRSERNSRGGDALHGGDGPLHVSDLRYHNPLSDVFIAAGQQAGFAHNRDFNGPQQQGVGLYQVTQKDGARCSAAVAYLAPALARANLQVVTDALVLRLLLEGERVVGVAYAQRGAEVQARAAREVLLSAGAVNSPQLLMLSGIGPADELQRHGIAVRLDQPQIGANLQDHLDVCTLYRTRPGVSYDRRNQLKIAFDYFLRGHRGAGSSNIAEAGGFIRSPLAPDARADIQLHFVPAMLDDHGRNRLPGDGFTLHACHLQPRSRGRLALNDADPRTPARIQANYLSDPDGFDLRMLVECARLARRILQQPAFDPWRAAPLLPAREDLDDAGLAAYIRAKAETIYHPIGTCRMGSDAQAVVDPQLRLRGLQGLRVVDASVMPRLVSGNTNGPTMMIAERAADLIRGHRVLRDG
- a CDS encoding NTP/NDP exchange transporter encodes the protein MLQCIGYRARNHTANGRPMQAENKRVQTGELRAVLLSFVYFFCVLSAYYVIRPVREQLSAAVGSTQLPWFFMATFVATLLLTPLFAWMAARWPRRIVVPAVYVFFALCLLGFVPLFSGQGGLSPRALGIVFFVWVSVFNLFVVSVFWSFMADIWSNEQARRLFPLIGLGGTAGAVAGPLLTRGLVGVIGVAPLLVVSAALLGVALACVILLGRWARVHGARRHDAGHEAAVGGGMFDGLKQILANPFMRGMALLMLLGDCIGTVGYALMTDYSGATFHNAVERTQFAANIDTLTNVLQVAVQITVTRWLLMKKGAGAVIALWALISVGTLVATALSPDPYALAVWIVPWVVLPLVITRSLTYGMVGPARESLYTRVPRQLRYQGKNAVDTAVWRAGDVAVASAMNGLRALGMGVPGFAALAALAATLSGVIGWRLARAAESAAPAAETTPTR